The Sphingomonas sanguinis nucleotide sequence GACAGGACGCGCCACTCGAACGCGGTCAGCTTCAGCGGCAGGCCGTCCAGCTCGAACTGCCCGGTCTGGCTGTCGAAGGAGAGGGGCCCGCAGGTCAGGCGCGGCTGGGCATGGCCCGCCGCACGGCGGACCAGCGCGCGCAGGCGCATGACCAGTTCCTCGATGCGGAAAGGCTTGGTCAGATAATCGTCCGCGCCCGCCTTGAACCCGGCCACCTTGTCCGACCAGCCATCGCGTGCGGTCAGGATCAGCACGGGCAGGGCGCGACCCGCCTCTCGCCATTGACGCAACAAGGTCATGCCGTCCCCATCGGGCAGGCCCAGGTCGAGCACGGCGGCGTCATAGATTTCGGTATCGCCCGCATGGCCGGCATCGACGCCGCTGTCGAACAGGTCG carries:
- a CDS encoding response regulator — encoded protein: MRILLVEDDPALGPAIARALRAEQCAVDLFDSGVDAGHAGDTEIYDAAVLDLGLPDGDGMTLLRQWREAGRALPVLILTARDGWSDKVAGFKAGADDYLTKPFRIEELVMRLRALVRRAAGHAQPRLTCGPLSFDSQTGQFELDGLPLKLTAFEWRVLSALMLRKEAVIPRLELLERVYEGDADVDSNSLEVIVGRLRKKIGADLIETVRGMGYRLTAGDAA